From the genome of Sulfitobacter sp. DSM 110093, one region includes:
- a CDS encoding amino acid racemase, translating to MSRPVVGVLGGMGPEATILLQQRVLATVDADDDADHLPLLIDMNPQVPSRIAHLIEGTGEDPGPSLATMAQRLERAGATALAMPCNTAHHYAPAIEAAVSIPFLNMVTLSIDRAAQQLPSGSAIGILASPAVRMAGVFNGALERAGLTALWPADADRMLAAIRLIKAQGASPQAQQTLTGAATELAEQGAKLLFVACSEFSLLAPALTAPVPIIDTIDVLAEAIHRHSHIEPR from the coding sequence ATGAGCCGCCCGGTCGTTGGCGTGTTGGGCGGTATGGGGCCGGAGGCGACGATCCTTTTGCAGCAGCGTGTGCTTGCCACCGTGGATGCAGACGACGACGCTGATCATCTACCGCTTTTGATCGATATGAACCCGCAGGTGCCGTCGCGGATCGCGCATCTGATCGAGGGGACGGGAGAGGATCCCGGCCCGTCGTTGGCAACTATGGCGCAGCGGTTGGAACGGGCCGGGGCCACGGCCCTCGCCATGCCCTGCAACACCGCCCATCACTACGCTCCGGCGATCGAAGCGGCAGTCTCGATCCCGTTCTTGAACATGGTGACACTGTCCATTGACCGCGCGGCGCAGCAGCTTCCTTCTGGCTCCGCCATTGGCATCCTCGCCTCTCCCGCCGTGCGCATGGCCGGTGTGTTTAACGGGGCGTTGGAGCGCGCCGGGCTGACGGCCCTTTGGCCTGCCGATGCCGATCGCATGTTGGCCGCGATCCGGCTGATCAAGGCGCAGGGGGCCTCCCCACAGGCGCAGCAGACATTGACCGGGGCGGCCACCGAATTGGCCGAGCAGGGGGCCAAGCTTCTATTCGTCGCCTGTTCAGAGTTTTCGTTGCTTGCCCCGGCGTTGACCGCCCCCGTTCCGATCATCGACACAATCGACGTATTGGCCGAGGCCATCCATCGACATTCCCACATTGAACCGAGGTAA
- a CDS encoding aminotransferase class I/II-fold pyridoxal phosphate-dependent enzyme: protein MTRRFTGSFTQQEALSKSAIAAAVAVLQSGRLHRYNLLPDEAGDVAQLETEYRDWQGSKFCLAVTSGGQALQIALRACGVGPGAKVLTNAYTLAPVPGAIRAVGGDAVLVEIDENLRIDLDDLQSKIASSGARVLLLSHMRGHLCDMDRLMSTCDAEQVTVIEDCAHTMGARWNGMRSGNFGKLACFSTQTYKHMNSGEGGLLTTDDPDLTARATVLSGSYMLYERHGAGPAPEAFADARYDMPNCSARMDALRAAILRPQLADLDRNIARWNARYALVEKRLEAQDRVATINLPAAETHVGSSIQFRLPDFTPDACRAVLEAAASRGVELKWFGAQEPAGFTSAHPSWRYVPAQSLPETDRIMATLFDMRLPLSFSLDDCSLIADLICAAVGEVAS from the coding sequence GTGACGCGCAGGTTTACCGGCAGTTTCACTCAGCAAGAGGCGCTTTCCAAGAGCGCGATCGCAGCCGCAGTTGCGGTTCTGCAATCGGGGCGCTTGCACCGCTACAACCTTTTGCCGGATGAGGCAGGGGACGTGGCCCAGCTTGAGACCGAATATCGTGATTGGCAGGGCAGCAAATTCTGCCTTGCCGTCACCTCAGGCGGGCAGGCGTTGCAAATCGCCCTGCGCGCCTGTGGCGTGGGGCCCGGCGCTAAGGTGCTGACCAACGCTTATACGCTGGCCCCAGTGCCCGGTGCGATCCGGGCGGTGGGCGGCGATGCGGTGTTGGTCGAGATTGACGAGAACCTGCGGATTGACCTCGATGATCTGCAAAGCAAAATCGCCAGTTCCGGCGCGCGGGTGCTGCTGCTGTCTCATATGCGCGGGCATCTGTGTGACATGGACCGGCTGATGTCGACCTGTGACGCAGAGCAGGTGACCGTGATCGAAGATTGCGCCCACACGATGGGGGCACGGTGGAACGGCATGCGGTCCGGAAATTTCGGCAAATTGGCCTGTTTCTCGACCCAGACTTACAAACACATGAATTCTGGCGAGGGGGGCTTGCTCACCACCGATGACCCCGACCTTACTGCTCGAGCGACGGTCTTGTCTGGCAGCTATATGCTCTACGAACGCCATGGCGCCGGACCGGCGCCAGAGGCCTTTGCCGATGCGCGCTATGACATGCCTAATTGCTCCGCCCGGATGGACGCTTTGCGTGCGGCAATCCTGCGTCCGCAGCTTGCCGATCTCGACCGCAACATCGCCCGCTGGAACGCGCGCTATGCGCTGGTTGAAAAGAGGCTGGAAGCGCAGGACCGCGTGGCGACGATCAACCTCCCCGCCGCCGAGACGCATGTCGGATCCTCCATCCAATTCCGTTTGCCGGACTTCACCCCCGACGCCTGCCGCGCAGTATTGGAGGCTGCCGCTTCCCGTGGGGTGGAGCTTAAATGGTTCGGTGCGCAAGAACCTGCGGGCTTTACCTCCGCGCATCCTTCTTGGCGCTATGTTCCGGCACAGAGCCTGCCGGAGACAGACCGGATCATGGCGACCCTGTTCGACATGCGCCTGCCGCTCAGCTTCTCGCTGGACGATTGCTCGCTGATCGCCGACCTGATTTGCGCTGCAGTGGGTGAGGTGGCGTCATGA
- a CDS encoding D-cysteine desulfhydrase, which yields MHLSRFPRVHLAHLPTPVEHMKRLSKELGTEIWIKRDDCTGLSTGGNKTRKLEFLMAEAIEQGADMVMTQGATQTNHGRQTAAAAAKLGLACHILLEDRTGYDDANYNTNGNVLLDHLHGATTEKFPGGHDMPGEMEKAAGQKRAEGHKVYVIPGGGSNPTGALGYVNCAFELLNQVNSSGMKIDRLVHGTGSSGTQAGLVTGMCAMNAQIPILGIGTRAPQPKQEQMVYDLACKTAEKLGCPGVVKREDVMANTDYVGDGYGIPTDSGIEAIQMFAELEGILLDPCYSAKGAAGLIDLARKGEFKDERVVFLHTGGAAALGGYDFAFDMSNRRVNL from the coding sequence ATGCATCTATCCCGTTTTCCCCGCGTCCACCTTGCCCATCTGCCGACACCGGTTGAGCATATGAAACGGCTGTCAAAGGAACTTGGCACCGAGATCTGGATCAAACGCGACGACTGTACTGGTCTTTCGACGGGCGGCAACAAGACCCGCAAACTGGAATTTTTGATGGCAGAGGCCATCGAACAAGGCGCGGATATGGTGATGACCCAAGGCGCCACCCAAACCAACCATGGCCGTCAAACCGCCGCAGCCGCGGCCAAGCTGGGGTTGGCCTGTCACATCCTGTTGGAAGACCGCACTGGCTATGACGATGCCAACTATAATACCAACGGCAATGTGCTGCTGGACCATCTCCACGGTGCCACCACCGAGAAATTCCCTGGCGGTCACGACATGCCCGGCGAAATGGAAAAGGCTGCCGGGCAGAAACGGGCTGAGGGACATAAGGTCTATGTCATCCCCGGTGGCGGCTCGAACCCCACGGGCGCTTTGGGCTATGTGAACTGCGCGTTTGAGCTCCTTAATCAGGTGAACAGCTCTGGGATGAAGATCGACCGCTTGGTCCACGGCACGGGCTCTTCGGGCACGCAGGCCGGGCTTGTCACCGGCATGTGCGCGATGAACGCCCAAATCCCCATCCTCGGCATCGGCACCCGTGCGCCTCAGCCCAAACAGGAACAGATGGTCTATGACCTCGCCTGCAAAACCGCAGAAAAGCTGGGCTGCCCCGGCGTAGTCAAGCGCGAGGACGTGATGGCCAACACCGATTACGTTGGCGACGGCTATGGAATCCCCACCGACAGCGGGATTGAGGCGATCCAGATGTTCGCCGAGCTTGAAGGCATCCTGCTTGATCCTTGCTACTCCGCAAAGGGCGCGGCTGGTTTGATCGATCTCGCCCGTAAAGGCGAGTTCAAAGACGAGCGCGTCGTATTCCTCCACACTGGCGGAGCAGCGGCGCTTGGTGGCTATGACTTCGCCTTCGACATGTCCAACCGCCGGGTCAATCTGTAA